Part of the Zea mays cultivar B73 chromosome 4, Zm-B73-REFERENCE-NAM-5.0, whole genome shotgun sequence genome is shown below.
aataacgcaagcaaTAGAAATGGCGCATCAAATGCTGCCGTTGTGGGATTCTATTTATATggctagtgcattgcaacttggcgggccccatttgtcattgactttcgctattctagcgaagggaaggtgttttttcggaccttcggcttaaggccttcgttcacatcgcagtctgaattcgttgttacaagaacaaattaatactgcgaggggctactgttgggggccttcatcttctaaaggtcctcaaaaacatgattaacatgtTTTCAAAGTATAATAtattcacagggaccttcggcctcgGGATGAAGGTGTATATGATATGAAAGGCGCGGTCTAGGAGAAGGATGAacaagttccgaagctacgtaTGGAGAAGCTTCGACGTAGCGGTGTAAAATGAAAccggcttaaaggggaaaaggttgtctagtcctcgatagattatcccttAGTCAAATATAAATGTCAAGGAAatgcatgtaattttacacaggatgcgtcctatgcctataaatagatgaacagtagcaccgtactgttcacgctaacttgtattcactcgcacgtcacacttggattcttaccttctatcaagccgaatgtacaaatgtaatttgatatcgTTACTGCTTATTCATGATTAttcaatgagaatataaataatttgATGATTTAAGATGATTATTCGTATTCTTCATATGTAATTTATGCTCATATTTTCTAttacatactgagatgatgaaggtacgtcctttatgaccttcgtctgaagattattatatcctaagtgagataatgcttcgaaggacgaagacccttaatcattaacatttgtgttgccttgttcttaactcatagcttttgagaacaagtccccaacacctagcCTTTCTACTAAAGCTCCCTTTAGTACTCAATTTGCTTAAATAGGGCAGTTCTAGGGTTTGAGCATTTTCTCACTATGAGGTGCATGATGTGGTTAGGGTATGGTTCTTGAGATGAAAAAGACTTGATTAAGTTTTTCTTCTCaaatttggtgtcttttgctcaatttaatccacatgtgataatggtcacaaTGTGGGTACTAAGGGGAAAACCTTGAGTAACACCTGTGGTGTTACATTCATGGCTTAATAAGTTATTGTCTTCAAGAGATTTTGTCATCAAAGAATTGCATCCTTCGAAGAAACTTGTTTCGCATGAGATGGAAATTGCTCGTCGCGGCATTAAGGTCTTAGAGGATGACCATGGTATCATGAAAGCAATATGTGATAAAGCGATGGACAAAGTTGTTCGTGCTGGTCGAATCCTGATGAAAAGACCTGGTGTTGTGGTGCGTGAGGACATTGTTACTAACGTTCTTGTTGCGTCCGCTGGTATGAGTAAACCTTCTCCCTCTGGTGATCCTACTAGCAAGGTCCCCTGCGAGAACGCTCCTGCATAGTAATTGTGTAATGAAGACAAATTTTGATTCGTTCGAACAGAAAACACTTTTCATTGAGTTGGTATTTCTTGTCGAGATGGCCCATTATAGAGTTCATGTATGCATGAGCGCGCTGTGTcgacttaggccctgtttggaattgtagtatttttgcagttttgaaacaatactatggtatttgatgatactatagtattggagctcaaaaggtgtttggtttgtagaGTCAAAACTCAGTTTTAAATACCATGGTTTACCAAAAACTGCggtatttttggagtttttgAAACTTCACTCAGGACCTcagttttcttctcttctctctacatatACTTTGTTTTACAATAGAACCAAACAGATCTCGGTTTTGAACAATACTGTAGTTTTATTGTGGTAAAGCAATACCGTAGTATTTATGTCATGTACAATTGTAAACTATAGTATCTCAAAACTACAGTATTTTAAAACTGTATTCCCAAACAGGCCCTTAAGGTttttctgacttaagccgattactCTGTTAGTAGGGTGTTGTAGTCACCCTCAAGTATGCAAGCATGAGCATATCgcgccgacttaaggcgtttccgacttaaaccgattgctccgtCGGTAGAGTATAGGAATCACCCTAAGTTATGTAAGCGTGAGTATATCACATTTTTTTATCAATATTCATGTACGTTATAAGTAACAGACAAAAAGGAGTATCAAAGTTATATAAGCATAGCGATAGGGATGGGGTTTGGGTGCGTTGCAGTGGGGCTGGGTTTGGCCGCCGGGCGACGCCCGGCTAGGGACGAGGCGGGCTAGCAGGGATAGGTGGGACAAAGAACTAGAGTCTGGAGATAGTTTTGCTTAACGGGCCATCACCTGACAGTATCGCCTCATTTGGCTGCTACATAGGCCCGCAAGTGCTGACTAGCGTGGCCTGCTGTGCTACCTATCTTGGTGGTAGGACTAAAACGGAAGAAATGACTAAAAAAATAGGATTTTAGAAATACGAACAGAAAAATATTTAACCGGTTTTGTTCAAGTTCCTAATATATCGTCCCATTTCGGTTTTCCGCACAAATAAAAAACAGTCCCAGTTAAAACTGAATACGGTACGAGACGAAACCAAAATTTTGTCGCCTCTTTTCATCCCTATTCGCCTATTAGGTCCATGAAGTACGCATTTGTCTACCGAAATACGGTGTGCACGGAAGAGACACGAACCAAGGCATCGAATCTGCAACCAAAGTACAGCGGCATCTGCAGCCAGCCAGCCGATTATGATTATTTTACATCAGTTATGGTGCCTCCGGGTGTCATCATGGCTATAAATATATGTGATATTGGCACATTATATTTGTTGCAAACAACACCACACCATGGACATGGAAGAATACTTTGGCCTGCCATACTTGTGCTTCTACGGCTCCTGCTTCCTGCTTGCAGTCGTAGCCCGTGTCCTGCTTCTCAGCGGCGAGAAAGCTGGCCCGCAGCGGCTGCCTCCGGGCCCAGGGCAGCTGCCGGTGATCGGCAGCCTCCACCACCTGCGGCGGGGGCTCCCGCACCACACCATCCGCGAGCTCTCGCTCCGTCACGGCCCGCTGATGCTGCTAAGGATCTGCGAGCGCACGGCCATCGTGGTCTCCTCCGCTGAGGCTGTGGGGGAGATGTTGAAGGGCCATGACGCCGCCTTCTCAGAGCGGCCGAGCAGCCCGTGCATCGAGGAGCTGTCGAGGGACGGTCAGGGAGTCATCTTCGCGCCGTACGGCGACCACTGGCGCCTCCTGCGCCGCATCCTCATGACAGAGCTGCTCAGCAAGCGGCGCGTGGAGTCGTTCCGCCACATCCGCGAGGAAGAGGCGGCCCGCCTGGTGTCGTCTCTGTCGTCCCTGCCTCCGGGACAGCCCGTCGACATGGACGAGCGGCTGGAGGTGTTCGTCGCCGACTCCTCCGTGCGCGCCATCTTGGGCGACCGGCTGCCGAACCGCGCCGCGTTCCTGAGGATGATCAAGGCAGGGCAGGAGCCCTCGTCGCTGTTCGACCTCCGCGACCTGTTCCCTTCGTCGTGGCTCGTGCAGATGCTGCCGCGGAGCCGCAAGGCGGAGCGGCACCGGCAGGTGATGTTCCGGCTGATGGACGACATCCTTGCGAGCCACAGCCAAAGGAGGAGCGATAGCCAAGTTGGTGGTGGCGCCGAGCAGGAGGACATGGTCGACGTGCTGCTGAGGATCCAGAAGGAGGGCGACCTGCGTGTTTCTCTCAACCATGGAGTCATCAGGGCGGCGCTGATAGTAAGTAATAAGCTCTCTAGCTCGCTCGATCGGTCTCTCATCGTAACTTATACTTTCTAATCCTGCAGGACGTGCTTGGTGCAGCACTTGACACATCAACGACTACCCTCCAATGGGCTATGGCCGAACTAATCGCAAACCCAGCTGTGATGCACAGGGCGCAGCTAGAGATTCGGTGCGCAATGTCAGGGCAACGACAAAGCGTGCATGAGGCGCCTCTACAGGACCTGCAGTACCTCAAGGCAGTTATCAAAGAGACCTTGCGACTCCATCCTCCTGCCCCCTTCTTCCCAAGGGTATGCTTGGATGACCGCGACATCCAGGGGTACCACGTGCCGCGGGGCACAATGGTCATTACGAATGTTTGGGCTATTTCCAGGGACCCTAAATACTGGGAGGACCCGGACATGTTTCTACCAGAAAGATTTCTGGACGGTGACCACCGCTCGTTGGACTACAAGGGGCTCGATTTTCACTTCACTCCCTTCGGGGCTGGCCGGAGGATGTGCCCTGGGATAAGCTTCAGCCATATGAATGCTGAGATCGCTCTGGCCAGCCTCCTGTACCATTTTGATTGGGAGCTGCCAGATGGAG
Proteins encoded:
- the LOC103655426 gene encoding cytochrome P450 71D8: MDMEEYFGLPYLCFYGSCFLLAVVARVLLLSGEKAGPQRLPPGPGQLPVIGSLHHLRRGLPHHTIRELSLRHGPLMLLRICERTAIVVSSAEAVGEMLKGHDAAFSERPSSPCIEELSRDGQGVIFAPYGDHWRLLRRILMTELLSKRRVESFRHIREEEAARLVSSLSSLPPGQPVDMDERLEVFVADSSVRAILGDRLPNRAAFLRMIKAGQEPSSLFDLRDLFPSSWLVQMLPRSRKAERHRQVMFRLMDDILASHSQRRSDSQVGGGAEQEDMVDVLLRIQKEGDLRVSLNHGVIRAALIDVLGAALDTSTTTLQWAMAELIANPAVMHRAQLEIRCAMSGQRQSVHEAPLQDLQYLKAVIKETLRLHPPAPFFPRVCLDDRDIQGYHVPRGTMVITNVWAISRDPKYWEDPDMFLPERFLDGDHRSLDYKGLDFHFTPFGAGRRMCPGISFSHMNAEIALASLLYHFDWELPDGEEIDMTELWGVTVKRKAKLLLHPIPRIPAD